Proteins from a genomic interval of Chroococcidiopsis thermalis PCC 7203:
- a CDS encoding molybdopterin oxidoreductase family protein, whose protein sequence is MTDSTKTLCPYCGVGCGLEVSPPAAAGKATNRDSQGNPVWKVRGDKAHPSSQGMVCVKGATIAEAIAKSRLRYPMVRDSLNEEFRQVSWEEALEKIVNRIQTVRLTQGADAICMYGSGQFQTEDYYIAQKLMKGCLGTNNFDANSRLCMSSAVSGYIQSFGADGPPCCYEDLEQTDCAFLIGTNTAECHPIVFNRLNKYCKQNRNVKMVVVDPRYTTTAEAADLHLAIHPGTDIDLLNGIAHLLMRWGCIDLDFIEDCTSNFPAYAEVIQDYTPEMVAQKCGISAADLETAARYWKESKRVLSMWSMGVNQSSEGTAKVRTIINLHLMTGQIGKPGAGPFSLTGQPNAMGGREAGGLAHLLPGYRSVKNPQHRAELEQLWGLPTGSISSETGRNTWEIITGLESGEVGVLWIAATNPAVSMPDLERTKAALLRSPFTIYQDAYYPTETAAYAHVLLPAAQWSEKTGVMTNSERRVTLCSAFRQPPGEAKADWEIFAEVGRRLGFTEQFAFSAATQVYAEFTKVTRDRPCDMSGLSHERLRAEGPQQWPCPESELGKSDRHEKAKRLYTDFKFHTPDGRAKFAAYHSRGLAEPPDPQYPYVLTNGRLYGHWHTLTRTGRIDKIQQMHPNPFIEIHPRDAASLKINNDDWVEVRSRRGKAKFPAKVTKAIAPGTVFVPMHWGALWAEQAEANALTHPESCPDSKQPELKACAVQLIPLSNNFFSYQEAEQYDPAPSPISV, encoded by the coding sequence ATGACTGACTCCACCAAAACCCTATGTCCTTATTGTGGTGTCGGCTGCGGCTTAGAAGTCTCACCCCCAGCCGCTGCTGGCAAAGCGACCAATCGAGACAGTCAAGGGAATCCAGTCTGGAAAGTGAGAGGGGATAAAGCCCATCCTTCCAGTCAAGGAATGGTGTGCGTCAAAGGCGCGACAATAGCAGAAGCGATCGCCAAAAGCCGCTTGCGTTATCCGATGGTGAGAGACTCGCTCAATGAAGAGTTCCGCCAGGTAAGCTGGGAAGAAGCACTAGAAAAAATCGTCAATCGCATTCAAACAGTCCGCCTGACTCAAGGGGCTGATGCAATTTGCATGTATGGTTCCGGTCAGTTTCAGACCGAAGACTATTACATCGCGCAAAAACTCATGAAGGGGTGTTTGGGGACGAATAACTTTGATGCCAATTCTCGCCTGTGCATGTCGTCCGCGGTATCTGGTTACATACAGAGTTTTGGTGCTGACGGTCCTCCCTGTTGCTACGAAGATTTAGAACAAACCGATTGCGCTTTTTTAATCGGTACGAACACTGCTGAGTGTCATCCAATTGTTTTCAACCGCCTCAACAAATACTGCAAGCAGAACCGCAACGTCAAAATGGTCGTTGTCGATCCCCGCTACACAACTACGGCGGAAGCTGCTGACTTGCATCTGGCGATTCATCCTGGTACAGATATCGACTTACTTAACGGGATCGCCCATTTGTTAATGCGTTGGGGCTGTATCGACTTAGATTTTATTGAAGATTGTACGAGTAATTTTCCTGCTTATGCAGAGGTAATTCAAGATTACACCCCAGAGATGGTGGCGCAAAAATGCGGAATCTCTGCTGCCGATTTAGAGACGGCGGCGCGATACTGGAAAGAATCGAAGCGCGTCCTATCTATGTGGTCGATGGGCGTAAACCAGTCTTCAGAAGGTACGGCAAAGGTCAGAACCATTATCAACTTGCACCTCATGACAGGGCAAATTGGCAAGCCTGGTGCGGGTCCATTTTCCCTCACGGGACAGCCGAATGCAATGGGCGGACGGGAAGCAGGGGGATTGGCACATCTGCTTCCAGGTTACCGCAGCGTGAAAAATCCACAACACCGCGCCGAGTTAGAGCAACTTTGGGGTCTGCCAACTGGTAGTATCTCGTCTGAGACTGGTAGAAATACTTGGGAAATTATCACGGGCTTGGAGTCTGGGGAAGTCGGCGTATTGTGGATTGCAGCAACTAACCCAGCTGTAAGTATGCCAGATTTGGAAAGGACGAAAGCAGCACTATTGCGATCGCCTTTTACCATTTACCAAGATGCCTACTATCCTACCGAAACTGCTGCCTACGCCCACGTCTTGCTTCCCGCCGCACAGTGGAGTGAAAAGACGGGCGTAATGACAAATTCCGAACGGCGCGTAACTCTGTGTAGTGCCTTTCGTCAGCCACCAGGAGAAGCTAAAGCAGACTGGGAAATCTTTGCTGAAGTTGGGAGAAGGTTGGGCTTTACCGAACAGTTTGCTTTTTCTGCTGCCACCCAAGTTTACGCTGAATTTACCAAAGTTACGCGCGATCGCCCTTGCGACATGTCAGGATTGAGTCACGAACGCCTCCGCGCCGAAGGACCGCAGCAATGGCCCTGTCCCGAATCTGAATTAGGTAAATCGGATCGTCACGAAAAAGCCAAACGATTGTATACAGACTTTAAATTCCATACCCCTGATGGTAGGGCGAAGTTCGCCGCCTATCACTCGCGGGGACTGGCAGAACCACCCGATCCGCAATATCCTTATGTCCTGACAAACGGACGATTATACGGGCATTGGCACACCCTAACTCGCACGGGCAGAATTGATAAAATTCAACAGATGCATCCCAACCCATTTATCGAAATTCATCCCCGCGATGCTGCGAGTTTGAAAATTAACAATGACGATTGGGTAGAAGTGCGATCGCGACGTGGTAAAGCCAAATTTCCTGCTAAAGTAACAAAAGCGATCGCTCCTGGTACTGTGTTTGTGCCGATGCACTGGGGCGCGTTGTGGGCAGAACAAGCTGAAGCCAATGCCCTCACCCATCCCGAATCTTGTCCTGATTCCAAACAGCCAGAATTAAAAGCTTGTGCGGTGCAACTGATTCCTCTGAGCAACAACTTTTTCTCATATCAAGAAGCGGAGCAATACGATCCTGCGCCCTCGCCTATTTCTGTGTGA